The nucleotide sequence GGCGGTGGAGAATTCATTCCTATCGCCAGACAGGAATTCTACAACCGCTTCCCCAATCGCGGTACTGACTTCCGTTTAAAACGATAGTAATGTTGCCAGAATTGAGGGTTGCATCTGCTGAGCAATCGCATCAAAAAAAGTGCGATCGCACCACCAAAAAGAGTACGATAGCCTTTTTTCTTGCTCGATCCTCTATGTTAAATTATCTAGACGATGATAGGGTCGATCGGGGCAAATACAACCTATTATAGATTTAAGTAATTATTTCTCAATAACGTATGGAATACCATGACATCATCACGATAGAACCTGGAAAACGCAGCGGGAAGCCCTGTATTCGGGGAATGCGAATTACTGTGTACGATATCTTAGAGTATCTGGCAGGTGGTATGACAGAGGCAGAAATTCTAGAAGATTTTTCGGAACTCACTTCGGAAGACATCAAAGCTTGCCTTGCCTTTGCAGCCGATCGTGAGAAAAAATTATTTGTGGCATCCTTGTGAAACTACTACTGGACGAAAACCTGTCAGACCGGATTATTCACAGGATTATCGATTTATATCCCGATTCCGCTCATGTCAAACACCTTGGCACTTACGAATACTGATGATTCAGTTATTTGGGAATATGCAAAGGCGAATAATTTCACGATTGTTTCCAAGGATTCTGATTTTCATTAACGTAGTTTGCTCTACGGTTATCCGCCCAAATTTATCTACCTTCGTATTGGTAACAGTCCAACGTCCAAGATTGTTCAGATATTGAGAGATAATTTTGACACTATAATTCTATTTTGGAATAGCGAAGTAGAAAGCATCTTGGTATTGGCGTAGTGCGATCGCGTAAGCGATGCCTAGCATTATCGTCCTGCCTTATAGGTTAAGTTTAAACAAGGAAACCCAACATCTTTTTCCACTCACAATCTTATCCATTTCCACCATGACAATGGGATGATTGGACAGATAGCGATCGGCCCCTCAAAAAAAGTGCGATCGCTGTTTCTTTTTTCTGATGAGCGATCGCCTAAAATGAAATAGCGAATGCCTACGGCACGCTAAGCGAACTCCCATAAACGAGAACCCCAGCACACCATAATGACCCTTAAAGAACAACTCCTCCAAGCAATCGAAGCCTTGCCTAGCGATCGCAATTAGGCACGCTGCGCGATCGCACCATGTAAACTGGGGAATGAAATCTCACGAATTAGCTGCCTAAAGAAGGGAAATCTCGCTGTATTGCTTGAAGACCACCATAACCAACACTGCGTATCCAGCAAAAGTTTCACTTTTAATCCCCCTCGAATGCTGCCAAAATCTCTTTTGGCAAAGGATCGTTAAAGTCCTCTGGTACAATAAATCTCCCTCGATCTTGCCCTAAACTAGCTAGTCGAAGCGTCATAATATTTACTCCCTAAACGCGACACTACCGCGTTACTGCTGCTATTTTAATTGTAGGATAGACGATCGCTCGGTGAATAAATGAAAA is from Argonema galeatum A003/A1 and encodes:
- a CDS encoding DUF5615 family PIN-like protein, with translation MKLLLDENLSDRIIHRIIDLYPDSAHVKHLGTYEY
- a CDS encoding DUF5615 family PIN-like protein, producing MSNTLALTNTDDSVIWEYAKANNFTIVSKDSDFH
- a CDS encoding DUF433 domain-containing protein — protein: MEYHDIITIEPGKRSGKPCIRGMRITVYDILEYLAGGMTEAEILEDFSELTSEDIKACLAFAADREKKLFVASL